In Arthrobacter sp. B3I4, the following proteins share a genomic window:
- a CDS encoding MaoC/PaaZ C-terminal domain-containing protein → MSVPEPVLLAEMPSLSKLYVNAAAMAARRRLLGDHAGTELPGSAHEVRGVRAGVENLTAYQHLIGETASDILPAGFLHALAFPLSMSVMNRDDFPLPLLGMIHLNNSVVQSAPVLFTEALDIRAWAENLRGHRSGTQLDLVAEVRGAGEDLVRWRGVSTYLAKAVFLPGIDKPSVAAAPGPFTAPDPTALWQLGVDTGRAYASVSGDFNPIHLSVLSAKALGLRRSIAHGMYLASRALADVGAAKGEAFRWEVAFDAPVFLPARVALDISTVQGEDGAWRGSEYVAWSPHAGRKHFSGSVSPLK, encoded by the coding sequence ATGAGCGTTCCCGAACCTGTTCTGCTGGCTGAAATGCCGTCGCTCTCCAAGCTTTACGTCAATGCTGCCGCCATGGCGGCCCGCCGGCGGCTGCTTGGCGACCATGCCGGCACGGAACTGCCCGGCAGCGCGCACGAGGTCCGCGGCGTGCGGGCCGGGGTGGAGAACCTGACGGCCTACCAGCACCTGATCGGTGAAACGGCGAGCGATATCCTGCCCGCCGGTTTTCTCCACGCCCTGGCCTTTCCACTGTCCATGTCGGTCATGAACCGGGATGACTTTCCCTTGCCGCTGCTGGGCATGATCCACCTCAACAACAGCGTCGTGCAGTCCGCTCCGGTGCTGTTTACGGAGGCGCTGGACATCCGAGCCTGGGCCGAGAACCTGCGCGGCCACCGGTCCGGCACCCAGCTGGACCTCGTCGCCGAGGTCCGCGGCGCGGGAGAAGACTTGGTCCGGTGGCGCGGCGTCTCCACTTACCTCGCCAAGGCGGTGTTCCTTCCCGGAATCGACAAGCCCTCCGTCGCGGCGGCGCCGGGTCCTTTCACGGCCCCCGATCCGACGGCGTTGTGGCAGCTCGGCGTCGACACCGGACGGGCCTACGCATCCGTTTCCGGTGACTTTAACCCGATCCACCTCAGTGTCCTCAGTGCCAAGGCCCTCGGCCTGCGACGCTCCATCGCCCATGGCATGTATCTGGCGTCCCGCGCCCTGGCCGATGTCGGGGCCGCCAAGGGGGAGGCGTTCAGGTGGGAGGTGGCCTTTGATGCGCCGGTCTTCCTGCCTGCCCGGGTGGCACTGGACATCAGCACCGTCCAGGGCGAGGACGGTGCGTGGCGGGGCTCCGAGTATGTCGCCTGGAGCCCGCACGCGGGGCGCAAACACTTCAGCGGGTCGGTTTCCCCGCTGAAGTAG
- the malQ gene encoding 4-alpha-glucanotransferase, with amino-acid sequence MADAPRGEFVRETGGEEAGDSPTIVPGTANDADTLLRELAAAHRVGTSYRGWDGSERAVSAATLRHVLSALDMPCAGPDELRRSLTDAGLAPWRRLLPPVVMAREGMPASFNVHAPQGAAVSVTVVAEDGTRHEVRQVESPAEPRDVDGVTTARAGFTVPGALDLGWHTIVAETDAGRAECPLVVTPQRLRTTEELAGRRSWGLTAQLYSLRSSRSWGIGDFADLADLAAVSAAEGAGFVLVNPLHAAEPTPPVEDSPYLPTTRRFFNPLYIRVEDIPEYAYLDAAALAGTQEQASRLQAANRDAGLLDRNASYAAKLTALEQVFLVRRGPARERRFRNFCATQGKGLDDFALWCALTEKYSPSAPEWAEAATSPDTGFCTAQRAALGDRIEFYRWLQWICDQQLEAAQHEAQRAGMGIGVIQDLAVGVQLAGADAWTLSGVLAQGITVGAPPDMFNQQGQNWTQPPWHPAKLADSGYAAYRDMLRTVLRHAGGIRVDHILGLFRLWWIPEGGEPGEGTYVYYDHEALIGILALEAQRAGAIVIGEDLGVFEPWVQDYLAERGVFGTSILWFERDDAGPLAPERYRQQCLTSVNTHDLPPTAGYLAGEHVTLRESLGLLRRPVEEERAADAVEQEAVLALVRQRGLLGAPQGASPKAAGVQETVEALYAFTALTPSSLLGVALVDAVGETRTQNQPGTSSTEYPNWRIPLAGPDGVVLLDELPENARFCSLLRTVQQALHPAGAQR; translated from the coding sequence ATGGCTGACGCGCCCCGGGGAGAGTTCGTCAGGGAAACGGGCGGGGAAGAAGCAGGGGACAGCCCGACCATCGTTCCCGGTACGGCGAACGACGCCGACACGCTGCTGCGTGAGCTGGCCGCGGCGCACCGGGTGGGCACCTCCTACCGAGGCTGGGACGGGTCCGAACGAGCAGTATCGGCCGCCACGCTGCGGCACGTCCTCAGCGCCTTGGACATGCCGTGCGCAGGCCCGGACGAGCTCCGGCGCTCGCTGACAGACGCCGGCCTGGCACCCTGGCGCCGGCTCCTGCCGCCCGTCGTGATGGCACGGGAGGGCATGCCGGCCTCGTTCAACGTCCATGCACCGCAGGGGGCAGCGGTGAGTGTCACCGTCGTCGCGGAAGACGGAACCCGTCACGAGGTCCGCCAGGTGGAGAGCCCGGCGGAGCCGAGGGACGTCGACGGCGTCACCACCGCCCGCGCAGGTTTCACCGTTCCCGGCGCTCTTGACCTTGGCTGGCATACGATCGTCGCGGAGACGGACGCAGGCCGCGCCGAGTGCCCGCTGGTCGTGACTCCGCAGCGGCTGCGGACCACCGAAGAACTGGCCGGCCGCCGCAGCTGGGGCCTCACGGCGCAGCTTTACTCGCTGCGGTCCTCCCGGTCGTGGGGGATCGGCGACTTCGCCGATCTGGCCGATCTGGCAGCGGTATCCGCTGCGGAGGGCGCAGGATTCGTGCTGGTCAACCCCCTGCACGCCGCCGAACCCACACCACCGGTCGAGGACTCGCCCTACCTGCCGACGACGAGACGGTTTTTCAACCCGCTGTACATCCGCGTGGAGGACATACCGGAATACGCCTATCTTGATGCAGCGGCGTTGGCGGGCACGCAGGAACAAGCATCCCGCCTGCAGGCTGCGAACCGGGACGCGGGACTGCTGGACCGGAACGCCAGCTACGCGGCCAAGCTGACCGCCCTTGAGCAGGTGTTCCTCGTCCGCCGCGGTCCGGCCCGCGAACGCCGGTTCCGGAACTTCTGCGCCACCCAGGGAAAAGGACTCGACGACTTCGCCCTGTGGTGCGCGCTGACGGAGAAATATTCTCCTTCGGCGCCGGAGTGGGCCGAAGCCGCAACGTCCCCGGATACCGGGTTCTGCACAGCGCAACGGGCAGCGCTCGGGGACCGGATCGAGTTCTACCGCTGGCTGCAGTGGATTTGTGACCAGCAGCTTGAGGCGGCCCAGCACGAGGCGCAGCGGGCCGGCATGGGCATCGGCGTCATTCAGGACCTGGCCGTCGGGGTCCAGCTCGCCGGCGCCGATGCCTGGACGCTGTCCGGAGTCCTCGCCCAGGGCATCACCGTCGGTGCGCCGCCGGACATGTTCAACCAGCAGGGCCAAAACTGGACCCAGCCGCCCTGGCACCCGGCGAAGCTGGCCGACTCCGGTTATGCCGCCTACCGGGACATGTTGCGCACCGTCCTGCGCCATGCCGGCGGCATCCGGGTGGATCACATCCTGGGTCTGTTCCGGCTGTGGTGGATTCCCGAGGGCGGGGAACCAGGCGAGGGAACCTATGTCTACTACGACCACGAAGCCCTGATCGGCATCCTCGCGTTGGAGGCGCAGCGCGCAGGGGCGATAGTCATCGGAGAGGACCTCGGGGTTTTCGAACCGTGGGTACAGGACTATCTGGCCGAACGGGGGGTCTTCGGCACCTCCATCCTGTGGTTTGAGCGCGACGACGCCGGCCCGTTGGCCCCGGAGCGCTACCGGCAGCAATGCCTCACGAGCGTGAACACCCACGATCTGCCGCCCACCGCCGGCTACCTGGCCGGCGAACACGTCACCCTGCGCGAATCCCTGGGCCTGCTGCGGCGTCCGGTCGAGGAAGAACGGGCCGCCGACGCCGTGGAGCAGGAAGCGGTGCTGGCACTGGTCCGGCAGCGCGGGCTGCTGGGCGCGCCTCAGGGCGCGTCGCCGAAGGCGGCAGGGGTGCAGGAAACCGTCGAAGCCCTGTATGCGTTCACCGCCCTCACGCCATCATCGCTGCTGGGCGTGGCGCTGGTTGATGCCGTGGGGGAGACCCGCACCCAGAACCAGCCGGGGACCAGCAGCACGGAGTACCCCAACTGGCGCATCCCGCTTGCCGGACCGGACGGCGTCGTCCTCTTGGACGAACTGCCGGAGAACGCCAGGTTCTGTTCCCTGCTGCGGACGGTCCAGCAGGCACTTCACCCGGCAGGGGCGCAGCGGTAG
- a CDS encoding hemerythrin domain-containing protein: MTTPNAKDAGEEAHALAAVEAHHAGMLTRLNALVAALTHAVKAGDAVAEHDAHGVLVEWCETELVPHALAEEGPLYGGPAAAPEGRLLVAGMLAEHQVIVGLVEKLRASAGVDAAVAAGAIGQIFALHLDKENRLLMPFIVESPDLSLATAVAGLHELVGEAHVHDAHRHKPGAVNG, from the coding sequence ATGACCACGCCCAATGCCAAGGACGCCGGCGAGGAAGCGCACGCGCTCGCCGCGGTTGAGGCACACCATGCGGGGATGCTCACCCGCCTCAACGCGCTCGTCGCCGCCCTCACCCATGCAGTGAAAGCCGGCGACGCCGTAGCGGAACATGACGCCCACGGCGTGCTGGTCGAGTGGTGCGAGACGGAGCTCGTTCCCCATGCGCTCGCCGAGGAAGGCCCGCTGTACGGCGGACCGGCCGCCGCTCCGGAAGGTCGGCTGCTGGTGGCGGGCATGCTGGCCGAGCATCAGGTGATCGTTGGGCTGGTGGAAAAGCTGCGGGCCTCGGCGGGCGTCGATGCTGCCGTCGCCGCCGGAGCGATCGGCCAGATCTTCGCCCTGCACCTGGACAAGGAGAACCGGCTGCTGATGCCATTCATCGTCGAGTCACCCGACCTGAGCCTTGCCACCGCCGTCGCGGGTCTGCACGAACTGGTCGGGGAAGCCCACGTCCATGACGCCCACCGCCACAAGCCCGGCGCGGTCAATGGCTGA
- a CDS encoding serine hydrolase domain-containing protein translates to MGLSTGPCTDTPAPALSVGTAAPEFETVRNLFDSFLAQDRQYSAQLAVYRNGSKVLDLSGGPGLGPGDITGTYSCSKGAAGLVIALLVQDGLLDLDATMASYWPEFGAHGKDRVTVREALAHQAGVPGIAGGLALEEFPTPEAARRLAALTPLWRPGSAFGYHALTMGILMEELCRRVAGRSLQELFDERLRQPYAVDFFLGLPEDEEPRFRGVLFTTVPDSAFPDSEVPDNGWLDPLSLAGVSGNAPVSSILELPNHRVIRAGGMSSAGGIGSADGLARLYAAATTGVEKLPAFLTPATIDAMTEEQVWGLDRCSGQDDAFAVVFMKPHPGRDFGSHLAFGHEGVNGALGFADRGYGIGFGYVPRRSEEGRTNGRAQRLSAAVRQACAESA, encoded by the coding sequence ATGGGTCTTTCGACCGGTCCGTGCACCGACACGCCGGCCCCGGCCCTGTCAGTCGGAACGGCCGCCCCGGAGTTCGAAACGGTCCGCAACCTCTTTGACTCGTTCCTGGCCCAGGACCGGCAGTACAGCGCGCAACTTGCCGTCTATCGGAACGGCAGCAAGGTGCTGGACCTCAGCGGCGGTCCCGGCCTCGGCCCGGGGGACATTACCGGGACCTACTCCTGTTCCAAGGGTGCCGCCGGCTTGGTTATCGCCTTGCTGGTCCAGGACGGACTGCTCGACCTGGACGCCACCATGGCGTCCTACTGGCCCGAGTTCGGGGCGCACGGCAAGGACCGGGTCACCGTCCGCGAGGCGCTCGCCCACCAGGCCGGCGTGCCGGGCATCGCCGGCGGCCTGGCGCTGGAGGAGTTCCCGACGCCGGAGGCCGCCCGCCGCCTCGCCGCCCTGACCCCGCTCTGGCGGCCCGGCAGCGCTTTCGGCTACCACGCGCTGACGATGGGCATCCTGATGGAGGAGCTTTGCCGCAGAGTCGCTGGCCGCAGCCTGCAGGAACTGTTTGATGAACGCCTCCGCCAGCCGTACGCGGTCGACTTCTTCCTGGGCCTGCCGGAAGACGAGGAACCGCGCTTCCGGGGGGTGCTGTTCACCACGGTTCCGGACAGTGCGTTCCCCGACAGTGAGGTGCCGGACAACGGCTGGCTGGATCCGCTCAGCCTGGCCGGGGTGTCCGGCAACGCGCCGGTGAGCAGCATCCTGGAACTCCCCAACCACCGCGTGATCCGGGCCGGCGGAATGAGCAGCGCCGGCGGGATCGGTTCCGCGGACGGACTCGCACGGCTGTACGCTGCCGCCACCACCGGGGTCGAGAAACTGCCCGCCTTCCTGACACCGGCCACCATCGACGCGATGACCGAGGAACAGGTCTGGGGCCTTGACCGCTGCTCCGGGCAGGACGACGCCTTCGCCGTGGTCTTCATGAAGCCGCACCCGGGCCGCGATTTCGGCAGCCACCTGGCGTTCGGCCACGAAGGAGTCAACGGCGCCCTCGGCTTCGCCGACCGGGGCTACGGAATCGGCTTCGGCTACGTACCCCGGCGCAGTGAGGAAGGACGCACCAACGGCAGGGCGCAGCGGCTGTCCGCCGCGGTGCGCCAGGCCTGCGCGGAGTCCGCGTGA
- a CDS encoding glutathione S-transferase family protein, translated as MSEQTNTDQAFSTRGAYVTGGAEFNRDTNYIEDRITRDGAPGASGEPGWPVEPGRYRLIAARACPWANRTVIVRRLLGLEDVISLGQPGPTHDARSWTFDLDPDGKDPVLGIERIQEAYFRRFPDYPRGITVPAIVDVPTGAVVTNNFPQITLDFSTEWREFHREGAPDLYPEALREEIDAVNKRVFTEVNNGVYRCGFAGSQEAYEAAYDRLWTALDWLEERLTGQRYLVGDTITEADVRLFTTLARFDAVYHGHFKCNRQKLSEMPALWAYARDLFQTPGFGDTTDFVQIKQHYYIVHEDINPTGIVPKGPDLANWLSPHGREALGGRPFGNGTPPGPVRPGEEVAAGHGAR; from the coding sequence ATGAGCGAGCAAACGAACACGGACCAGGCTTTCAGCACCCGCGGCGCCTACGTCACCGGCGGGGCGGAGTTCAACCGGGACACCAACTACATCGAGGACCGGATTACCCGCGACGGCGCCCCGGGCGCCAGCGGTGAACCCGGCTGGCCGGTGGAGCCGGGACGCTACCGGCTGATTGCGGCCCGCGCGTGCCCCTGGGCCAACCGCACGGTGATAGTGCGGCGGCTCCTGGGCCTCGAGGACGTCATCTCGCTCGGCCAGCCCGGCCCCACCCATGACGCCCGCTCCTGGACGTTCGACCTTGACCCCGACGGCAAAGACCCGGTTCTGGGCATTGAACGGATCCAGGAAGCCTACTTCCGCCGGTTCCCGGACTATCCGCGCGGCATCACGGTGCCCGCCATCGTCGACGTCCCCACCGGCGCGGTCGTGACCAACAACTTCCCGCAGATCACGCTGGACTTCTCTACCGAGTGGAGGGAATTCCACCGCGAAGGCGCCCCTGACCTGTACCCCGAGGCGCTCCGGGAGGAAATCGATGCCGTCAACAAACGGGTCTTCACCGAAGTGAACAACGGTGTCTACCGCTGCGGGTTCGCCGGTTCCCAGGAAGCCTATGAAGCGGCCTACGACCGGCTGTGGACGGCACTGGACTGGCTGGAGGAACGGCTCACCGGGCAGCGCTACCTCGTGGGTGACACGATCACCGAAGCAGATGTGCGGCTGTTCACCACGCTCGCACGCTTCGACGCCGTCTACCACGGTCACTTCAAATGCAACCGGCAAAAACTCAGCGAAATGCCGGCGCTGTGGGCCTACGCGCGGGACCTGTTCCAGACCCCCGGCTTCGGGGACACCACCGACTTCGTCCAGATCAAGCAGCACTACTACATCGTCCACGAGGACATCAACCCGACCGGTATCGTCCCGAAGGGACCGGACCTGGCCAACTGGCTCTCCCCGCACGGACGCGAGGCGCTGGGTGGCCGGCCGTTCGGCAACGGCACACCGCCCGGCCCGGTCCGGCCCGGCGAAGAGGTCGCTGCCGGGCACGGCGCGCGGTAG
- a CDS encoding aromatic acid exporter family protein, whose translation MANDTEHDGAGHPARLRRLTRTVGARVSSALLWPRLQLATKAALAAGIAFYIAPFMPGSASNYPYYAPLGALVAMYENVSGSMRQGFQTLVGLAIGIGLAFMLFSLGEPSPVTVAIVMGLGVILAGLPRIGSGSDWIPTAALLVLLVGGHNPDQFSFGYLLQMGVGVTVGIVVNLLVFPPLHFKAAALSLAELRLTLARQLGDMGMALQENWPPEHEDWSRRSESLTAHTRSVRAAVEKADASRRANPRRRLHPRDVEEDYRNLRDLERLTFHIQDVTQVLSDVIWASDHPFVIPDGQSEPLARAMTLVGDLLRAIEEDTPERQAELLKEAEAAVKDLSVLAASGHQPGSAPSAVESISLSLHRMLRVVKKVDPTREPDASSTGAN comes from the coding sequence ATGGCTAACGATACTGAACACGACGGCGCTGGCCATCCAGCCCGGCTGCGCAGGCTGACCCGCACCGTCGGCGCAAGAGTCTCATCGGCCTTGTTGTGGCCGCGGCTTCAGCTGGCCACCAAAGCCGCCCTCGCAGCGGGCATCGCGTTCTACATCGCGCCCTTCATGCCGGGCTCCGCGTCGAACTATCCGTACTACGCCCCGCTCGGCGCCCTCGTGGCCATGTATGAAAACGTCTCCGGCTCCATGCGGCAGGGCTTCCAGACGCTTGTCGGGCTCGCGATCGGCATCGGGCTCGCGTTCATGTTGTTCAGCCTCGGCGAACCGTCCCCGGTGACCGTCGCCATTGTGATGGGGCTCGGCGTTATCCTCGCCGGCCTGCCCCGGATCGGCTCCGGCAGCGACTGGATCCCGACCGCGGCCCTGCTCGTCCTGCTGGTCGGCGGACATAACCCGGACCAATTCTCGTTCGGCTACCTGCTCCAAATGGGCGTCGGCGTCACCGTCGGGATCGTGGTGAACCTGCTGGTGTTCCCGCCGCTGCATTTCAAGGCGGCGGCGCTTAGCCTGGCGGAGCTCCGGCTGACGCTCGCCCGGCAGCTCGGGGACATGGGTATGGCCCTGCAGGAGAACTGGCCGCCGGAGCACGAGGATTGGTCGCGGCGTTCGGAATCCCTGACGGCGCACACCCGTTCGGTCCGTGCCGCGGTGGAAAAAGCGGACGCGAGCCGGCGGGCCAACCCGCGGCGGCGGTTGCATCCGCGCGACGTCGAAGAGGATTACCGGAACCTGCGGGACCTGGAACGGCTCACCTTCCACATCCAGGACGTGACCCAGGTGCTCTCTGACGTCATCTGGGCCAGTGACCACCCGTTCGTAATCCCGGACGGACAGTCTGAACCGCTCGCCCGGGCCATGACCCTGGTGGGCGACCTGCTGCGCGCCATCGAAGAGGACACACCCGAGCGGCAGGCCGAGCTTCTCAAGGAGGCCGAAGCCGCCGTCAAGGACCTCAGCGTCCTCGCCGCCTCCGGACATCAGCCCGGATCGGCCCCGAGCGCCGTGGAGTCGATCTCACTGAGTCTGCACCGCATGCTGCGGGTGGTCAAGAAAGTTGACCCCACCCGCGAACCGGATGCCTCATCCACCGGCGCGAACTAG
- a CDS encoding acyl-CoA dehydrogenase family protein translates to MTPEEILPVELMERIRGRAAGYDRDNAFFTDDLHELDEAGYLKIFVPESDGGLGLGLAGAAQLQRRLATAAPATALAINMHLVWTGVAHVLAARGDTSLDFVLKEAAQGEIFAFGNSEAGNDSVLFDSRTEAAPLPDGSYRFTGRKIFTSLSPAWTRLGIFGKDGDARNGQGELVHGFIDRETPGYEILSDWDTLGMRASQSNTTLLKGAVVPPERIFRKLPVGPNADPLIFAIFACFETLLAAVYTGIGERALQLGVAAVKRRTSFKNGGRSYAQDPDIRWKVAEAAMAMDALYPYLAAVTADVDALADHGGQWFPKLVGVKVRATETARTVVDLAIRVSGGSSYFRGAELERLYRDVLAGMFHPSDDESAHGTVANAWLGPIEP, encoded by the coding sequence ATGACGCCCGAAGAGATCCTGCCCGTTGAGCTGATGGAGCGGATCCGCGGCCGCGCCGCCGGCTACGACCGTGACAACGCCTTCTTTACCGACGACCTCCACGAACTGGACGAAGCAGGCTACCTGAAGATCTTCGTCCCGGAGTCCGACGGCGGCCTGGGCCTCGGACTCGCCGGAGCGGCGCAGCTGCAGCGGCGGCTGGCCACCGCAGCCCCGGCCACGGCACTGGCCATCAACATGCACCTGGTCTGGACCGGCGTCGCGCATGTCCTGGCCGCCCGCGGCGACACCTCTCTGGACTTCGTCCTGAAGGAGGCCGCGCAGGGGGAGATCTTCGCTTTCGGCAACTCTGAGGCCGGGAACGATTCCGTGCTCTTCGATTCCCGGACCGAGGCCGCACCGCTGCCCGACGGAAGCTACCGCTTCACCGGACGGAAGATTTTCACGAGCCTTTCGCCCGCCTGGACCAGGCTGGGGATCTTCGGCAAGGACGGCGACGCCCGGAACGGCCAGGGCGAACTCGTCCACGGGTTCATCGACCGCGAAACACCCGGGTACGAAATCCTCTCCGACTGGGACACGCTGGGGATGCGGGCCAGCCAGTCCAACACCACGCTGCTGAAGGGCGCCGTCGTGCCGCCCGAGCGGATCTTCCGCAAGCTGCCGGTCGGGCCGAACGCCGACCCGCTGATCTTCGCGATTTTCGCGTGCTTCGAAACGTTGCTGGCGGCGGTCTATACAGGGATCGGGGAACGCGCGCTGCAGCTCGGTGTGGCGGCAGTCAAGCGTCGCACCTCATTCAAGAACGGCGGCCGCAGCTACGCCCAGGACCCGGACATCCGGTGGAAGGTTGCAGAGGCGGCCATGGCCATGGACGCGCTTTATCCCTATCTCGCGGCAGTAACGGCCGACGTCGACGCCCTCGCCGACCACGGCGGGCAGTGGTTCCCGAAGCTCGTCGGGGTCAAGGTGCGCGCCACGGAAACCGCGCGCACGGTGGTGGACCTCGCGATCCGGGTCTCCGGCGGCTCCAGTTATTTCCGCGGCGCCGAACTTGAACGCCTCTACCGGGACGTGCTCGCTGGCATGTTCCACCCGTCCGACGACGAGTCGGCGCACGGAACAGTGGCCAACGCGTGGCTGGGTCCCATCGAGCCCTGA
- a CDS encoding DUF5703 family protein — protein sequence MKEHFLSSSVRRERDYARQYEYLVLTVSPEDSLPEARRLLAAHSEYGKWELERSVLYVGGGRRFWLRRKVIQVQRTV from the coding sequence ATGAAGGAACATTTTCTCAGCAGCTCAGTCCGTCGGGAACGGGACTATGCCAGGCAGTACGAGTACCTCGTGCTGACCGTCAGCCCTGAAGATTCCCTGCCCGAGGCTCGCCGCCTCCTGGCCGCCCACTCCGAGTACGGCAAGTGGGAACTGGAGCGCAGCGTGCTCTACGTAGGCGGCGGGCGACGCTTTTGGCTCCGCCGAAAGGTGATCCAAGTCCAGCGCACCGTCTAG
- a CDS encoding M50 family metallopeptidase, producing MTLSAEDLAGTWWQRILAGFSHAPVPVVTGTELLVVAGLAVALSLPRASWRYFGLLATVTHELGHAFAALLTGQRLGGIRLSLDHSGTTTSYSRRPLAAAWSTFWGYPVPAVVGAAMVWSGFNGWGPAAMSIGTLVLLASFLFLRNGVGVLITATAVLAAALLVLFVPAGFIGHVMIGLGLALLVAAVRDLAKLVAVHTRHRSRLSTSDAYLLSRSTRLPAFVWIALFTAVVGAAWWVAWQPMAVVVAGLLG from the coding sequence ATGACACTGTCCGCTGAGGACCTGGCCGGGACGTGGTGGCAGCGTATTCTCGCCGGCTTCAGCCACGCCCCCGTCCCGGTCGTGACAGGCACCGAGTTGCTGGTGGTGGCCGGCCTCGCGGTGGCCCTGTCTTTGCCCCGGGCCAGTTGGCGGTATTTCGGGCTGCTGGCCACCGTGACCCATGAGCTGGGCCACGCCTTCGCAGCGCTTCTCACCGGCCAGCGGCTTGGCGGCATCCGGCTCAGCCTGGACCACTCCGGGACGACCACGAGCTACAGCCGGCGTCCGCTCGCGGCTGCCTGGTCCACGTTCTGGGGCTACCCTGTTCCCGCCGTGGTCGGCGCAGCCATGGTGTGGTCCGGCTTCAACGGCTGGGGCCCCGCGGCCATGTCCATCGGCACGCTGGTCCTGCTGGCCTCGTTCCTCTTCCTGCGCAACGGGGTCGGCGTGCTCATCACGGCAACGGCAGTGCTGGCGGCGGCACTCCTGGTGTTGTTCGTCCCGGCCGGCTTCATCGGGCACGTGATGATCGGCCTGGGCCTGGCGCTGCTGGTGGCGGCGGTGCGGGACCTGGCCAAGCTGGTCGCTGTCCATACCCGGCACCGCAGCCGGCTGTCGACGTCGGACGCGTACCTGCTGTCACGGTCGACGCGGCTGCCGGCGTTCGTCTGGATTGCCCTGTTTACCGCGGTCGTCGGTGCCGCCTGGTGGGTTGCGTGGCAGCCGATGGCAGTCGTCGTCGCCGGCCTGCTCGGTTAG
- a CDS encoding TraR/DksA C4-type zinc finger protein, translating into MVDVERFRDLLLQERERKLALLPALRRDITSVNAARQDSNVDDEHDPEGSTIAFELSQAAALLAQSRAGLTQIEAALARIDAGTYGICAVCGGQIAEGRLEARPSTPYCILHSAGKA; encoded by the coding sequence ATGGTTGACGTCGAACGGTTCCGGGACCTGCTGTTGCAGGAGCGGGAACGGAAACTTGCCCTGCTGCCCGCCCTCCGCCGGGACATCACCTCGGTGAACGCCGCCCGGCAGGACTCGAACGTCGACGACGAGCACGATCCCGAAGGCTCGACGATCGCTTTCGAACTCTCGCAGGCTGCCGCGTTGCTGGCACAAAGCAGGGCCGGACTCACCCAGATCGAGGCCGCATTGGCCCGGATCGACGCCGGTACCTACGGCATCTGCGCGGTCTGCGGCGGCCAGATCGCCGAAGGCCGGCTGGAAGCACGGCCGTCGACCCCGTACTGCATCCTCCACTCCGCCGGAAAGGCTTAG
- a CDS encoding SDR family NAD(P)-dependent oxidoreductase — MAQFTNKVALVTGGGSGLGEAISKELAAKGASVVVTDINLDAAQRVVEEIGASGGTASAVRQDTARKEDSEMAVRHAVDTYGGLHLAVNNAGIGGKAAPAGETDLDEWDKVIGINLNGVLYGMRYQIPQMLQAGAQNCAIVNMASIHGTVAAPGNGAYTAAKHGVVGITKNAAAEYGLQGLRINCVGPGYIRTPLLENNLTPDIMDALAGKHALGRLGTAEEVSHVVCFLLSEEASFVTGGYYLIDGGYTAV, encoded by the coding sequence ATGGCTCAGTTCACGAATAAGGTCGCGCTCGTTACCGGGGGAGGGTCCGGTCTTGGCGAAGCCATCAGCAAGGAGTTGGCCGCCAAAGGTGCCAGCGTGGTCGTCACGGACATCAACCTTGATGCCGCCCAGCGGGTCGTCGAGGAGATCGGCGCATCGGGCGGGACCGCGTCCGCGGTACGGCAGGACACCGCTCGGAAGGAGGATTCCGAGATGGCGGTCCGGCACGCCGTGGACACCTACGGCGGACTGCATTTGGCGGTCAACAACGCCGGCATCGGCGGGAAGGCCGCCCCGGCCGGCGAAACAGACCTCGATGAGTGGGACAAGGTCATCGGTATCAACCTCAACGGTGTGCTCTACGGCATGCGGTACCAGATCCCGCAGATGCTCCAGGCCGGTGCGCAGAACTGCGCCATTGTGAACATGGCCTCGATCCACGGCACCGTCGCTGCTCCGGGCAACGGAGCCTACACTGCCGCCAAGCACGGGGTCGTGGGTATCACCAAGAATGCCGCCGCTGAGTACGGTCTGCAGGGCCTGCGCATCAACTGTGTTGGTCCCGGCTACATCAGGACACCGCTTTTGGAGAACAACCTCACGCCCGACATCATGGACGCACTCGCCGGCAAGCATGCGCTTGGCCGGCTTGGGACGGCCGAGGAGGTATCCCATGTAGTGTGCTTCCTCCTCTCCGAGGAGGCTTCCTTCGTCACCGGCGGCTACTACCTGATCGACGGGGGATACACCGCGGTGTGA